A region of Ramlibacter agri DNA encodes the following proteins:
- a CDS encoding ABC transporter permease — protein MAAGFLSRFAALLRKEVRQLLRDRSNLAVGLLLPGVLILLFGYGLSFDVKNAPVAVVLEDRSPTARDVVSGLQGSAYLAPNWVASMAQAERLMLRGEVVAIVRVPADFSRQLAGGKGRIQVILNGVDSNTASAVSGYISGALATWGQRQADRAGGAQPAGGVQVEQRMWFNETGDSTWYFVPGLVVLIMTLMGAFLTSMLIAREWERGTLEALFVTPVRPLELVLAKLLPYFAVGAIDLALCLLAAKYLFHVPMRGSLWLVVASSLLYLLVSLALGLFISGATRNQFQASQVALLVSFMPAMMLSGFVFDLRNVPLVIQGVSRLLPATHFMGLIKTLFLAGDNWGMVLRSCLVLALYALLLVLATRRTLRKKLD, from the coding sequence ATGGCGGCGGGTTTCCTGAGCCGCTTCGCCGCGCTGCTGCGCAAGGAGGTGCGCCAGCTGCTGCGCGACCGCAGCAACCTGGCCGTGGGCCTGCTGCTGCCCGGCGTGCTGATCCTGCTGTTCGGCTATGGCCTGTCCTTCGACGTCAAGAACGCGCCGGTCGCGGTGGTGCTGGAGGACCGCTCGCCGACGGCGCGCGACGTCGTCTCGGGCCTGCAGGGTTCGGCCTACCTCGCGCCCAACTGGGTCGCCAGCATGGCGCAGGCCGAGCGCCTGATGCTGCGCGGCGAAGTGGTCGCCATCGTGCGCGTGCCGGCGGACTTCTCGCGGCAGCTCGCCGGCGGCAAGGGCCGCATCCAGGTGATCCTGAATGGCGTCGACTCCAACACGGCCAGCGCCGTCAGCGGCTACATCAGCGGCGCGCTGGCCACCTGGGGCCAGCGCCAGGCCGACCGCGCCGGCGGCGCGCAGCCCGCCGGTGGCGTCCAGGTGGAACAGCGGATGTGGTTCAACGAGACCGGCGACAGCACCTGGTATTTCGTGCCGGGCCTGGTGGTCCTCATCATGACCTTGATGGGCGCCTTCCTCACCTCGATGCTGATCGCGCGCGAATGGGAGCGCGGCACGCTGGAAGCCCTGTTCGTCACCCCGGTGCGGCCGCTGGAGCTGGTGCTGGCCAAGCTGCTGCCTTATTTCGCCGTGGGCGCGATCGACCTCGCGCTGTGCCTGCTGGCGGCGAAATACCTGTTCCACGTGCCCATGCGCGGCTCGCTGTGGCTCGTCGTCGCCTCCTCGCTGCTGTACCTGCTGGTGTCGCTGGCCTTGGGGCTGTTCATCTCGGGCGCGACCCGCAACCAGTTCCAGGCGAGCCAGGTGGCCCTGCTGGTGAGCTTCATGCCGGCGATGATGCTGTCCGGCTTCGTGTTCGACCTGCGCAACGTGCCGCTGGTGATCCAGGGCGTCAGCCGCCTGCTGCCGGCCACGCACTTCATGGGCCTGATCAAGACCTTGTTCCTCGCGGGCGACAACTGGGGCATGGTGCTGCGCTCCTGCCTCGTGCTGGCCCTGTACGCGCTGCTGCTGGTGCTGGCCACGCGCCGCACGCTGCGCAAGAAGCTGGACTGA
- a CDS encoding ABC transporter permease, protein MQDFIAALAQIAALCRKELLALFKEPASRAILIAPALVQSLLFGYGATFDLTHVPYAVLDQSRGAAATELLARLDGTGVFQREATLATPRQIAEAIDDGTVLLALSIPADFDARLASGQAAPLQVILDGRNSSTAGLAAAYVGSVVGSFNQARGGAASAITLDTRSWFNPNLESRWNLMPALIAALSMLQTLLVAALSVAREREQGTFDQLLVTPLTPMQILVGKALPAIAVGLVQSTIIFLIIRFWFQIPLVGSPWLLYLGLFTFTGAAVGIGLSISALSLNMQQAMLYAFLLIMPLMLLSGLLTPVRNMPPILQVVTYANPLRFGMDIVRRVYLEGAGLADIAFDFVPLLGVAAITLPLAAWLFRNRLA, encoded by the coding sequence ATGCAGGACTTCATCGCCGCCCTCGCGCAGATCGCCGCGCTGTGCCGCAAGGAACTACTGGCGCTGTTCAAGGAGCCGGCCAGCCGCGCGATCCTGATCGCGCCGGCGCTGGTGCAGTCGCTGCTGTTCGGCTACGGCGCGACCTTCGACCTCACGCACGTTCCCTATGCGGTCCTGGACCAGAGCCGCGGCGCGGCCGCGACCGAATTGCTGGCGCGCCTGGACGGCACCGGCGTGTTCCAGCGCGAAGCCACGCTGGCGACGCCGCGCCAGATCGCCGAAGCCATCGACGACGGGACCGTGCTGCTGGCGCTGAGCATTCCGGCCGATTTCGACGCCCGGCTGGCCTCCGGGCAGGCGGCGCCGCTGCAGGTGATCCTCGATGGCCGCAATTCGTCCACGGCGGGCCTGGCCGCCGCCTACGTCGGCTCCGTGGTCGGCTCCTTCAACCAGGCCCGCGGCGGCGCGGCGTCCGCCATCACGCTGGACACGCGCTCCTGGTTCAACCCCAACCTGGAGTCGCGCTGGAACCTGATGCCGGCCCTGATCGCGGCCCTGAGCATGCTGCAGACGCTGCTGGTCGCGGCGCTGTCGGTGGCGCGCGAACGCGAGCAGGGCACTTTCGACCAGCTGCTGGTGACGCCGCTCACGCCGATGCAGATCCTGGTGGGCAAGGCCTTGCCGGCGATCGCGGTGGGGCTGGTGCAGTCCACCATCATCTTCCTGATCATCCGGTTCTGGTTCCAGATCCCGCTGGTCGGCTCGCCCTGGCTGTTGTACCTGGGGCTCTTCACCTTCACCGGCGCCGCCGTGGGCATCGGCTTGTCCATCTCCGCGCTGTCGCTGAACATGCAGCAGGCGATGCTCTATGCCTTCCTGCTGATCATGCCGCTGATGCTGCTCTCGGGCCTGCTCACGCCGGTGCGCAACATGCCGCCGATCCTGCAGGTCGTGACCTATGCCAACCCGCTGCGCTTCGGCATGGACATCGTGCGGCGCGTGTACCTGGAAGGGGCGGGGCTGGCGGACATCGCCTTCGATTTCGTGCCCCTGCTGGGCGTGGCGGCGATCACGCTGCCGCTGGCCGCCTGG